A single Maniola hyperantus chromosome 11, iAphHyp1.2, whole genome shotgun sequence DNA region contains:
- the Ttc7 gene encoding tetratricopeptide repeat protein 7B, whose amino-acid sequence MTSRSKNAVRSYETDIEKSREESNWKKAVDLALQLKARSPQHESLAHFLIGEGKLEAYLDEWPPLKENIERAQRELSEARGYLTLATDEAGKKAGVALDAHLLLGKLNFACGAYDDALKHYKMAELNTLTEKELPVRSLRIVAESYAIRGLCLELTALPGSTSRYKQAEREQEMIRSFEISSELSLLYLQKAGASAPTGAGATLETALQRAPLLHIRAGRLQAAIDRYRDMLTAVESASTQSLRLTLARQLAEVLMRGVTGQVYKAPQKVASPPQLQGTLNRRREDHVAESPWKPKKYAGINQFVPRNEYEEVVLLLLVGEAMAVRDAVLSQSAEFEAARVHSLQNAMAVVDLLALASVRWGQLALVLESLERAMKFSFGCGHIWRQRALATAAAARCPAAATALLPAAPAPLHPGTNAWNASVRALCVSRRSAPLLKDDAALRLLAANTCFRAGWIEEGIELADEALSIEEERNGALLPRCYLYCGIGHQMKAQKTNSRIEKESENEISLRMLLKSVELDDNDHLAFYHLALEYMHIGMLNEAMDATRACLSARPECGGGLRLATALWASACAGVRGARALAAARLAHHHYPTAEWPLFSLASLQLVWESGEAALATGKELLQRLHGDDGAEPAPYAELDAKSDSLHDDTHSNRDAASIRAESAGAHRMERALSEGASSMSARKPKSPLAEQKAHAWLLLADLCLRLDRVGAAAGCVSEAATLTPFSHLVLYTRGLVHAASAEWDEARQCFQNALAIHPTHLDSLVQLGATYYSLGWLRLAERTLREAGSLQPTRADTWRRLALVLAALGEPAAAADAAAAALALHPISADPLPL is encoded by the exons ATGACGTCGAGGAGCAAGAATGCGGTGCGAAGTTACGAGACCGACATTGAGAAGAGTCGGGAGGAGTCCAACTGGAAGAAGGCAGTCGACTTGGCTTTACAGCTCAAGGCCAGGTCTCCGCAACATG aaaGTCTTGCACATTTCCTCATCGGAGAAGGCAAGTTGGAAGCATACCTGGACGAATGGCCTCCActcaaggaaaacatcgagagagCCCAGAGAGAGCTCTCCGAAGCTCGCGGCTACCTGACGTTGGCTACGGACGAGGCAGGGAAGAAAGCGGGAGTAGCGCTGGACGCACATCTGCTGCTGGGGAAACTAAACTTTGCATGTGGAGCGTATGATGATGCGTTGAAGCATTATAAGATGGCAGAGCTAAATACTTTGACAGAGAAGGAGTTGCcagt TCGGAGTTTGCGTATAGTGGCGGAGTCGTATGCGATCAGGGGGCTGTGCCTGGAGCTGACGGCGCTGCCCGGCTCCACCAGCCGCTACAAGCAGGCGGAGCGCGAACAGGAAATG ATCCGCAGTTTTGAAATATCTTCAGAGCTGAGCTTGCTGTACTTACAAAAGGCGGGCGCCTCTGCCCCCACGGGCGCCGGGGCGACCTTGGAGACTGCCTTACAGCGCGCTCCGTTGTTGCACATCAGAGCGGGGAGGTTGCAGGCCGCTATCGACAg GTACCGTGACATGTTGACAGCGGTGGAGTCTGCGTCCACGCAGTCGCTGCGACTCACTCTCGCCAGGCAACTCGCTGAGGTGCTGATGAGGGGAGTCACGGGACAG GTATACAAGGCGCCGCAAAAAGTGGCGTCGCCCCCTCAGCTGCAAGGCACGCTGAACAGGCGGAGGGAAGACCACGTGGCCGAGAGTCCGTGGAAACCCAAGAAGTACGCCGGCATCAACCAG TTCGTCCCGCGCAACGAGTACGAGGAAGTCGTGTTGCTGTTGTTGGTGGGCGAGGCGATGGCCGTCCGCGACGCCGTGCTCTCGCAGAGCGCGGAGTTCGAGGCGGCGCGCGTTCACTCCCTGCAGAACGCCATGGCGGTCGTCGACTTGCTGGCGCTGGCGAGCGTGCGGTGGGGGCAGCTGGCGTTGGTGTTAGAG TCGCTGGAGCGCGCGATGAAGTTCTCATTCGGGTGTGGCCACATCTGGCGCCAGCGGGCGCTGGCCACCGCGGCCGCGGCGCGCTGCCCCGCCGCCGCCACCGCGCTGCtgcccgccgcgcccgcgccgctgcACCCAG GCACCAACGCGTGGAACGCGAGTGTGCGCGCGCTGTGCGTGTCGCGCCGCAGCGCGCCGCTGCTGAAGGACGACGCGGCGCTGCGGCTGCTCGCCGCCAACACCTGCTTCCGCGCCGGATGG ATAGAGGAAGGCATCGAGCTGGCGGACGAGGCGTTGTCGATAGAGGAGGAGAGGAACGGCGCGCTGCTGCCGCGCTGCTACCTCTACTGCGGCATTGGACATCAGATGAAGGCTCAG AAAACGAATTCTCGTATCGAGAAGGAGTCGGAGAACGAGATCAGCTTGCGGATGCTGCTCAAGTCCGTGGAGCTGGACGACAACGACCACTTGGCGTTCTACCACCTGGCGCTCGAGTACATGCACATAGGCATGCTCAATGAAGCTATG GACGCGACTCGGGCGTGCCTGTCCGCGCGGCCGGAGTGCGGCGGTGGCTTGCGGCTCGCGACCGCGCTGTGGGCGTCGGCGTGCGCGGGCgtgcgcggcgcgcgcgcgctgGCGGCCGCGCGGCTGGCGCACCACCACTACCCCACCGCAGAGTGGCCGCTGTTCAGCCTCGCCTCGCTGCAGCTCGTGTGGGAGAGCGGAGAG GCCGCTCTCGCCACAGGCAAGGAGCTGCTGCAGCGCCTGCACGGCGACGACGGCGCCGAGCCCGCGCCCTACGCCGAGCTCGACGCCAAGTCCGACTCGCTGCACGACGACACGCACAGCAACCGCGACGCCG CTTCTATCCGCGCGGAGTCCGCGGGCGCGCACCGCATGGAGCGCGCGCTGTCGGAGGGCGCGTCGTCCATGTCGGCGAGGAAACCCAAGTCTCCGCTCGCTGAGCAAAAAGCGCATGCGTGGTTGTTGCTAGCGGATTTATGTTTAAG GTTAGATCGAGTGGGCGCTGCGGCCGGCTGCGTGTCGGAGGCGGCTACGCTGACGCCCTTCAGCCATCTCGTGCTCTACACG AGAGGCTTGGTGCACGCGGCGAGCGCGGAGTGGGACGAGGCGCGGCAGTGCTTCCAGAACGCGCTGGCGATACATCCCACGCACCTCGACAGCTTGGTGCAGTTAG